The genome window CCGCCCGACATTATGGAGAGGGTCGCTTCCCTCGCGCCCTTGTCTCCGCCGGAGACGGGAGCATCCAGGGAGAGCAGACCCCTCCGCGACGCCTCTTCGGCTATGCGCCGCGCGAGGGCGGGACTGGAGGTCGTCATGTCGACCAGTATCGTCCCGGGTCGCGCTGCCTCGACTATCCCTCTCTCGCCGAGGTAGACATCCTCGACGTCTTTGGGAAAGCCCACCATGGTTATGACGACGTCGCTCTTCTCCGCGAGGGAGGATGGATCATCCTTCCACACGGCTCCCTGCGTCAGCAGATCCAAGGCTTTTTTCTTGGTACGGCTGTAGACCAGCAGATCGTATCCGCCCTTCAGTATGTGCCCTGCCATGCTGCGCCCCATGACTCCCAGGCCTATGAAGCCCACAACGGAGTTGCCCTTTACAAGTTTCATATCCTCACCCCCGGGGATTATTCGACGATTTCGAGCGTCGTTTCGTTCGTTCACAGAGAGGCTCTTCTCGGGTACAATGATACGGGTACAATAGTATCAGAGGTTTGCAGTACGGATTCAACCCTGGAACGCCCTGTATTCTAACCCTGTTTCAGAATAATGAAAAGGAGGCAGTTAGCATGAAGACGATTGAGAGGATTGAAGGGCTGCTCGGTGAAGAGGCGGAGAGCCTCCTGGGACACAAGTGCGCCACGGTCGACAAGTCGCTGCTGACTCTGCCCGGGCCGGATTTCGTGGACAGGGTGACGGCCCTGTCGGATCGCTCCGTCCCCGTGATGAGGTCGATGCAGGCGCTGTTCGACGCCGGGCGTCTCTCCGGCACCGGCTACCTGTCCATCCTGCCGGTGGACCAGGGGATCGAGCACTCCGCGGGCGCGAGCTTCGCACCGAACCCGATCTACTTCGACCCGGAGAACATCGTCAAGCTGGCGGTGGAGGCGGGATGCAACGCGGTGGCCAGCACCCTGGGAGTGCTGTCGTCCGTGGCCAGGAAGTACGCGCACAAGATCCCGTTCGTGCTGAAGATCAACCACAACGAGCTGCTGACCTACCCGAATACGCACGACCAGATACTGTTCGCATCGGTGGAGCAGGCGCGGGACATGGGCGCGGTGGCGGTGGGAGCGACGATCTACTACGGCAGCGCGGAGTCGTCCCGCCAGATCCAGGAGATAAGCGCGGCGTTCGAGATGGCCCACTGCCTGGGGATGGCGACAATCCTGTGGTGCTACCTGCGCAACAGCAACTTCAAGACGGCCGACAAGGACTACCACGTGTCGGCCGACCTCACGGGCCAGGCCAACCACCTGGGGGTCACCATAGGCGCGGACATAATCAAGCAGAAGCTGCCGGAGAACAACGGCGGCTACACGGCGCTGAAGTTCGGAAAGACGCACAAGAACGTCTACGAGGAGCTGACGACAGACCACCCGATAGACCTGACCCGCTACCAGGTCGCCAACTGCTACATGGGCAGGGCGGGGCTGATCAACTCGGGCGGCGCCTCAGGAGGAGAGAGCGACCTGGCCGAGGCCGTGAAGACGGCCGTCATCAACAAGAGGGCCGGCGGCATGGGGCTGATCCTTGGTCGCAAGGCATTCCAGCGTCCGATGAAGGACGGCGTCGAGATAATCAACGCGGTCCAGGACGTCTACCTGGAGGAGCAGGTTACCATAGCCTGATCCGGGGCGATTTTCCGGGGAGGGCCGGGCGGCTAGTCGGGTCGCCTGGCCTTCCCCCTTCTCTCCGTCGGGTCGAGCCGCAGGATGGCCACGGAGCCCAGCTCCTCCTCGCTGAACTCGTGGGAGAAGGACTCGCCCGCGAGTTTCTTCATGAGAGCGGTCAGGGCCTCGGCCTTCTCCGCGACGTCCTCGACGAAGCTCACCAGGCCGGAGACCACGACGCTCCTGTACGTAAGCCCCCACCCGCACGCGACGGGCGCCGGTATGAGCTCCACGTCGATCTCAGCCTGGAAGCAGGCCCTTGGGTTCTGCCTGAGCGCCTCGGTCTTGTGTCCCTCGGCGGCACAGTGAAAGTAGAGCGACTCTCCGACCGAGACGAAGTTCATCGGGACGACGTAAGGCTCGCCTCCGTAACACACGGCGAGATGCCCGTAAACGGCCCGGCCTAGAATGTCGTCTATCTCGGACTGATCCGTTATCTCCCTGTCGACTCTGCGCATTGGACGATTCATCTCTGCAACCTCCTCCCGCCGGCTCGAGCCGGGGTTTTCTTTTTCCCTTTTATGATATTATAAACGAGTTCTCTCGCTTTAGCGGTTATTGTGCTTTTTCTTCGGCGAATCGGAGGTTGATGAATATGTTGCTCGAGTTCGAACAGTGGAAGGACAACAAACAGGTCCGCGAGGCGACGGAGAGCTTCTCCGCCACGGCGGAGCGCTATCTTGCGGTGCGGGACTCCTCGGAGACCAACGACAGGATTGCCGCCCGGAGGTTCTGGAAGGATCTATCGGCTCAGTACTGGACCGTGGTCCTGGCCCTGGTCGACGCGAAGACCGCCCCCCTTCCCGACGAACTCGTCTTCGACGAGCAGGAGCGGCTCTTTCTCGACTTCGGGGTGGTGGACCAGAGGCTCACCCCCTTCCATACCGATCTGCCATCTGCGCTCAACTCAAGGGCGCCGGCGGGGCTTTTCCAGTACTATTCATTCTCCGACCACATAGCCGAGTGCTACAGCATGGTGATGAGCAAGCCGGTCACAGCGCCCAGGAGCGGCTACTCTATAGAAGCGAAGCTGTCGGTGATGAGAAAGCAGCTCGACGAGCTGAAGGTGAGGACAATGGACGTCCTTCCCGATCTACTGGGGATGGGAGGGGTCTACCCCTCGGAGGCAGAGGACATACTGGACGATTTCTTTCGCTGCATCAGGGCCTATACGGAGGTGCAGATGCGCACCCGGAAGTTCCGCGAGGCCGACGAGAAGGAGCGGCAGGCCATGTCGGTCGACAATCGCGCCTTCACCGAGGCGGAGAAGCGGATCAAGGGCGCCTTGAAGTTGAAGTCCGAGGAGGAAGAGGAGGAGATTCCAGACGGGGACCTGGACGAGTACAACCTTCAACCCCCCGCTCCCAAACTGACCGAGGAGGACATAAAGACCGCCGAGTTGCTGATCTCCTACAACAAGTCTCTCTCGCGAAACATAATCTACGTCGAGCAGGAGCTGATCAAGTGGGACCGGCGAGTTAAGAAAAAAGCGAAGGACCTGGAGATGGAGGCACCGCCCTTCCGCCGCAGAGAGCTTCGGAACATGCTGGAGACCAAGAAGGAGTACATCACCCTCACAGCCAAGTCAGCGAGGTTGGACGACTCTCAGCTCTGCCAGAGCGACAAACCCCCCTTCTCCATAGACAAGGCCGCCGGGCTGCTGGAGGAGATGGTCGCGCTCGACCCGGACATGCTGGTGGTGGCAAGGGTGAGGATGTACGGCATCCCGCGGGTCATCATGGTCCCGGGGCAGGGATTCGGCACGTACGACTGGAACGACCACACTCTGCTGCTCCCGGTATTTCCGACTTACAGCGCCGAGAAGGCAGCATTATACGCCCTCGGAACCTTCCGCTGGGACAGCGACGAGGACAGGGTGCTGAAGAACAGCTACGATCTGATAAAGGAGAACCGCAACAAGTCCATCCTGGAGTTGAACTCCTCGTTCTGCAAGGACTACTTTCTGTGGATGACGAAGGAGAAGAAGGGATACCGCATACTGCCGCGCGCCACGCACAGGGTCTTCGTGCAGATGTTCGCGCCGCAGAAGAGAGAGTGATTCGGGGAGGGGGCGCAGAACGATCGGGCGTATGGTCTTAACCGCGCTCGCCGTCATGTCCGCGGGCACCCGGTTACCACTTTCCGCCGCACGATACCAGCAGCGCGGCAATCGAGGTCGTGGCGGCAGGAAGCAGGTGAGAGCCCGTTCCCGCCATCTCCGCCACGAGAATGACCGCTGTCGCGGGAGTTCTCATAACCGACGAGATGAGTCCCGCCATCCCGGCCATCAGAAAGCCGACCTGCGATAACTGCGCCAATCCTGCCCGGGAGGCAACGGCCGCGTAGAGGGCGCCGAGGGCCGCGCCTACCGCCAAGGTCGGGTAGAACAGCCCCCCCGCAGCGCCGGAGCAGGTGCACATCACGGTAAACGCCAGTTTCACCACGAAGAGAAACAAAAGGACCTTGAGTCCGTACCCGCCGGATGCAATCGACTCTATCATCCCGTGCCCGCCCGTGAGCACCTGCGGCAGCAGCCGTGCCAGTACAAGTGCCGCCAAAGCGGGGGGAATCACTCGCCACGCCGGGGGCACCCTCTCGAAGGACGAATCCGCGACGGCGGACATCCGCCTGAACAGCACGCCCGCCGCGCCGCACAGGATCCCCAGGACCAGGTAGTGAGGCAGAAGTCCTGCGCTCGGCGCCGGGATCCCGCCGAAGGAGAAGAGGGGACCGGAGGCGAAGATTCCTCCGGCCAGGCGACCGGCGACCCAGGACGCGGAGAGAGCCGACAGCGCCGCAGGCACGGAGCGAGGGGCCACCGCCTCCATGACGAAGACCGCCCCGGCCAGCGGAGCGTTGAAGGTGGCCGACAGACCCGCCGCAGCCCCTCCCGCGAGCAGCAGCCGCCTTTCCTCGTCGCCTGCCCCGAGCAGGCCACCGACTCCCTTGCCCGCCGCAGCCCCCATCTGCACCGAGGGGCCTCCGCGGCCGAGCGACAGCCCGAGCGCGATGCCCAGCCCCCCCGCGGCGAACTTTGCGGCCAGCACCCGCCACCAGTTCATGGCAGGCCCTCCCGCGAACTCGTCCTTCACCCGAGGCACCCCGCCCCTGCGTGCCATGGGCGCCCGTTCCATGAGCAGGCCGATGACGACAGCGCCGGCAATCCAGAGGGGCAGCAGCGCAAGAGACGAGAGGGCCCCTCTCCCGGTAAGGGCGTGCATTGAGAAGGACTCGGCCTCCGAAAGCATCATCCTGTAGCAGGCGGACACGAGCCCTCCCGCGAGCCCGGCGACCAGGCCAAGAAAGACAGGCAGGGGCGAGAAGCCCCTCACCTCCCGCATGATCTAGCCATCCTGCTCCAGCAGTTCCGCCACCGCCGTCAAATGCTCCCTTATCGGCAGGTTCTGCGGGCACTTATCCTCGCACTCGCCGCACTTCACGCATACACTCGCCCTCGCCTCACGCTTGACGAACACGGGATATGTCGCCCTGGCCATCTCAAGGTCGTCGAACATAAAGGCCATGTTGTAGCGGTTGAAGCACTCGGGGATGTTCACCCCCGCAGGGCAGGGCATGCAGTACTGACAGGCGGTGCAGCCGACCTTCATTCTGGTCCGGTACTCGGCCGCCACCCTGTCGATCATGTCGAGCTCTTCGGCCGTCAGGGAGTTCGGCTCGCCGAGCTCCGCGGTAGCCAAATTGTCCTCGAGGTCGCTCTCAGCCGTCATTCCGCTCAGCACCACCCCGACCTCCGGACGGTTCCAGACCCAGCGAAGAGCCCATCCCGCGGGAGACAGCTTCCTGGGCGACTCCTCCCAGATTCTCATCATGGCGTCCGGTACGTTGCGGGCTAGGTTGCCGCCCCTCAGAGGCTCCATGATGACCATGCCCAGACCTCGCTCTGCCGCGTACTCGAGCCCCTCCGTCCCGGCCTGGTAGTGGGTGTCCAGGAAATTGTACTGGATCTGGCAGAAGTCCCACTGCCGGTCGTCCACTATCTCCTTGAACAGGGGAAGCCCGTCGTGGAAGGAGAAGCCGGTCCGCCTGATCCTTCCGTCGGCGAGCGCCCTGTCGAGGAAGGCTGCGTAGTCGTTGTTCTTCATGTTCGCCCACCGATCGGCGTTGAGGCTGTGCACCAGGTAGTAGTCGATATGATCCGTTCGCAGTCTCTTGAGCTGCTCGTCCAGGAAAGAGTCCATGTCCGACGGCTTCTCCACCAGCCACGAGGGGAGCTTGGTGGCGAGAAGCACCCTGTCGCGCCAGCCGCCCTCAAGGGCGCGGCCGACGACCGGCTCGCTCTCGCCGCCATGGTAGCCCCAGGCTGTGTCGACGTAGTTGACACCTCTCTCTATGGCCGAGCGGAGCATCGCGGTCGCCCTGGGCTCGTCGATACCCCCCTCGTCGTCAAGAGGAAAGCGCATGCATCCGAAGCCGAGAATCGAAACCTCGTCCCCCGTGCGGGGCATTTTACGGTACAGCATGAGTAAACGACCTCCTTTCAACAAAAAAACGACCCTGTACGATGTATTATCGCACAAGGCCGAAAAACCTGGAGGCCCCTCCTACGATTCAGTCATCCCGAGCGCTGGGGAAGGCGGCCAGAAACATGCCGCCAAGCGATCAACACGAACGGAAAAATCGCCCGTTCGGTCGTCTGCTTAGATCCCTCCGCCCGTTGGGCGTTCGGGATGACAAGCCATCGTCATCCCGAGCGAACGCGAGGGATCTCGCCCTTTTCCTTAGAAATCCAGCCGGGAGAGTATCTCGTCCAGCTCTCGTTCAGTCGACGTCAGCGCCGGCAGCAGGCGGATTTCGCCTCCCGCGCGGTTCACAAGAAGGCCCCTTTTGAAGGCGCGGCTCGCAACCTCGTCCGGGCGGTCCGTCCCTATCCCCGCCATCAGGCCGAGGCCGCGCACCTCTTTCGCCCAGGAGAGCCGCTCCAGCCCCTTGCGCAGCCTCTCGCCCTTGCGCTCGACTTCCTCCAGCAGTTTTGGAGTTACGTGCGCGAGTACGGCGCGACCGGCTGCAAGCGACACCGGGTTCGGCGCGAAGGTGGAGCCGTGGTCCCCCGCCCCGAAGGGGGAGAGTCCGCAGAATAGCGCCGCGCCGAGGGGCAGTCCGCCCCCTATTCCCTTGCCCATGGTGATTATGTCCGGCGCAAGGCCCCAGTGCTCGTAGGAGAAGTATCTTCCCGTGCGACCCAGTCCCGTCTGTATCTCGTCCGCGACTATCAGCACGCCCCTCTCCCGCCGAAGCTTCGCGGCCGTCGAGGCCAGCCCCGCCGGTATCGGGTGGACGCCGCTGTTCCCCTGCACGCACTCGAGGAAGACGGCTGCTATCTCCTCCCTGCGGGCGAAGTCGAGCAGGGCGTCGCCGTCGAGCGGGAGGAAGACACATCCGGGCAGCAGCGGCCCGAACGGCTCGCGCATGGCCGGGCTCCAGGTGATGGAGAGGGCCCCGGTCGTGCGCCCGTGGAAGTTGCCCTGAAACGACACGAGAGCTCCCCCGCGAAGCTTCCTGACGGCCTTGATCGCAGCCTCGGTCGCCTCCGCGCCGGAGTTGGCGAAGATGACCTCGCCCTCTCGACCCGTCATGGCCAGCAGGGCGTCGGCCAGCTTCGGCGCGTCCGGGTCGAGGAAGTAGTTCGAGATGTGGGCGTACCGTTCGGCCTTGGCGGTTATGGCACGGACCACGTCCGGGTGACTGTGCCCCAGGGGGAGAGCGCCTAGGCCTGAGAAGGCGTCCAGGAAGACTCCCCTGTCGGTGAGTATCTGTATCCCCGCGGCTCGCTCGACGACGAGGTCGAAAGGCGAGTAGACCGGCGACAGCATCGATCTACTCCGCGGGGCAGAACTCGTCGACCAGGGCCCGAAGCGCCTCGTCGCCGTTCACGCTCGACACGAGGGCGGAGATCTTGATCTCGGACGTGGTGGTGCCGAGCATCTCTATGCCCCTTCCCGCCAGCGCACGGAAGAAACGGGCCGCGACTCCGGGAGCGGACTTCATCCCGACTCCGACCGCCGACACCTTGACTACGTCTCGATCCTCCATGACACTCCACCCCTTCCACGGCGCGAGAGCGGTTCGCACCGCCTCCATTACCGTTTTGCCCTTGGCGTCGACCACGGTGAATGTCAGGTGAGTGTAGCCGTTCTCGTTCACGGTCGAGATCATGTCCACGTTCACCCCTCGATCGGCCAGGCCGCCGAACAGGGCGCTCACCGCCTCCATTGACGAAGGCATCCTGGCTATGCTCACCCTGGACTGGTTTTCATCGCCGGTGATGGCGGTCACCACCGGCTGTTCCAGCCATTCGGGAAGGCTGTTCACCACGCGTGTCCCCCTTTCATCCGAGAAGGTCGACGCGCAGTACAGGTCGACCGAGTATTTCTTCGCGATCTCCACAGCGCGGGAGTGCAGCACCTTCGCGCCCAGCGACGACAGCTCGAGCATCTCGTCGTAGGTGATGTACTCAAGCTTTCTGGCCGGGAACCTGTTCGGGTCGCAGGTGTAGACCCCCGGCACGTCGCTTAGTATCTCGCACGGACAGCCGCACTTCGCGGCTATCGCCACCGCCGACGTATCCGACCCGCCACGACCCAGGGTGGTTACGTCGCCGTCCGGGGTTATCCCCTGGAAGCCGGTGACCACCAGGACCCTGTGCGACTCCAGCCTGCGCTTCAGCCTGTCCAGGTTGAGATCCATTATGCGAGCGTTGCTGAAGTCGCCCGTCGTCGTCATCTCAAGCTGAAAAGCGTTGCACGACAGCGCCGGCACGCCCAGGTCGCCCAGCGCCATCGCCAGCAGCGCCGACGAGGTCTGCTCGCCAGTGGCCAGCAGCATGTCCAGCTCGCGCGGCGACGGGTTCGAGGAGACCTCCTGCGCGAGGGAGATGAGCATGTTGGTCGTCTTGCCCATCGCGGACACCACGACCACGAGGCTCTC of Synergistaceae bacterium contains these proteins:
- a CDS encoding class I fructose-bisphosphate aldolase: MKTIERIEGLLGEEAESLLGHKCATVDKSLLTLPGPDFVDRVTALSDRSVPVMRSMQALFDAGRLSGTGYLSILPVDQGIEHSAGASFAPNPIYFDPENIVKLAVEAGCNAVASTLGVLSSVARKYAHKIPFVLKINHNELLTYPNTHDQILFASVEQARDMGAVAVGATIYYGSAESSRQIQEISAAFEMAHCLGMATILWCYLRNSNFKTADKDYHVSADLTGQANHLGVTIGADIIKQKLPENNGGYTALKFGKTHKNVYEELTTDHPIDLTRYQVANCYMGRAGLINSGGASGGESDLAEAVKTAVINKRAGGMGLILGRKAFQRPMKDGVEIINAVQDVYLEEQVTIA
- a CDS encoding aspartate kinase → MIVRKYGGSSVATPDKIKQVAAGIKRRVDEGESLVVVVSAMGKTTNMLISLAQEVSSNPSPRELDMLLATGEQTSSALLAMALGDLGVPALSCNAFQLEMTTTGDFSNARIMDLNLDRLKRRLESHRVLVVTGFQGITPDGDVTTLGRGGSDTSAVAIAAKCGCPCEILSDVPGVYTCDPNRFPARKLEYITYDEMLELSSLGAKVLHSRAVEIAKKYSVDLYCASTFSDERGTRVVNSLPEWLEQPVVTAITGDENQSRVSIARMPSSMEAVSALFGGLADRGVNVDMISTVNENGYTHLTFTVVDAKGKTVMEAVRTALAPWKGWSVMEDRDVVKVSAVGVGMKSAPGVAARFFRALAGRGIEMLGTTTSEIKISALVSSVNGDEALRALVDEFCPAE
- a CDS encoding aminotransferase class III-fold pyridoxal phosphate-dependent enzyme; translated protein: MLSPVYSPFDLVVERAAGIQILTDRGVFLDAFSGLGALPLGHSHPDVVRAITAKAERYAHISNYFLDPDAPKLADALLAMTGREGEVIFANSGAEATEAAIKAVRKLRGGALVSFQGNFHGRTTGALSITWSPAMREPFGPLLPGCVFLPLDGDALLDFARREEIAAVFLECVQGNSGVHPIPAGLASTAAKLRRERGVLIVADEIQTGLGRTGRYFSYEHWGLAPDIITMGKGIGGGLPLGAALFCGLSPFGAGDHGSTFAPNPVSLAAGRAVLAHVTPKLLEEVERKGERLRKGLERLSWAKEVRGLGLMAGIGTDRPDEVASRAFKRGLLVNRAGGEIRLLPALTSTERELDEILSRLDF
- a CDS encoding pyridoxamine 5'-phosphate oxidase family protein, giving the protein MNRPMRRVDREITDQSEIDDILGRAVYGHLAVCYGGEPYVVPMNFVSVGESLYFHCAAEGHKTEALRQNPRACFQAEIDVELIPAPVACGWGLTYRSVVVSGLVSFVEDVAEKAEALTALMKKLAGESFSHEFSEEELGSVAILRLDPTERRGKARRPD
- a CDS encoding aldo/keto reductase, with product MLYRKMPRTGDEVSILGFGCMRFPLDDEGGIDEPRATAMLRSAIERGVNYVDTAWGYHGGESEPVVGRALEGGWRDRVLLATKLPSWLVEKPSDMDSFLDEQLKRLRTDHIDYYLVHSLNADRWANMKNNDYAAFLDRALADGRIRRTGFSFHDGLPLFKEIVDDRQWDFCQIQYNFLDTHYQAGTEGLEYAAERGLGMVIMEPLRGGNLARNVPDAMMRIWEESPRKLSPAGWALRWVWNRPEVGVVLSGMTAESDLEDNLATAELGEPNSLTAEELDMIDRVAAEYRTRMKVGCTACQYCMPCPAGVNIPECFNRYNMAFMFDDLEMARATYPVFVKREARASVCVKCGECEDKCPQNLPIREHLTAVAELLEQDG